A genomic segment from Leptolyngbya boryana PCC 6306 encodes:
- the polA gene encoding DNA polymerase I, with amino-acid sequence MSATSSPKIVLVDGHSLAFRAYYAFAKGRDGGLRTKSGIPTSVSYGFLKALLETVEAEKPDYLAIAFDLGGATYRHDADETYKAGRPETPEDFKPDLDNLQEVLKAMNLPIVVVPGYEADDVIGTMARRASQEGFDVKILSGDRDLFQLVDPDEKVKILYMSTSYGKGAPPPKEFGVEEVKLKLGVLPSQVVDFKALCGDTSDNIPGVKGIGEKTASQLLKTYGSLENVYASIEEIKGAVRKKLEEGIDAARHSQWMAQIHLDVPLEIDPADCKLQGFDEETLLPLIERLEFKSFYNKIEKWKRQLSGELSTTESAAKSATNTPVVKQYTDEDVWFFSAEDTANAEKFELVEITPQIIDTEAKLKELVDRLKTTKETIAWDTETTDLDPIKADLVGIGCCWGAESDAMAYIPIGHIEGTNLDKAIVLEALRPILEDVKYPKSFQNAKFDRLVFRFQGIELAGVVFDTMLASYVLNPEASHKLSDLGYRNLGIHAKEYTDLVPKGKTIADIAIPAVADYCGMDVYTVFRLVPLLRSELEAIPALYKLLLEIEQPLEPVLAEMEATGVRIDRDYLVQFSKSLETELAAIEERAYASANQKFSLGSPKQLSELLFEKLGLDKKKSRKTKTGYSTDAATLEKLQGDHPVVDAIVEHRTLSKLKSTYVDALPNLINPKTDRVHTDFNQAVTSTGRLSSSDPNLQNIPIRTAFSRQIRKAFIPEDGWLMVAADYSQIELRILAHLSQEPVLLETYRNNEDVHSLTARLLMEKDEISSEERRLGKIINFGVIYGMGAQRFAREAGVPTSQAKTFIERFNDRYSRVFEYLQQMQREAIANGYVETIKGRRRYFNFTSESLLKLRGTSPDTIKLDQIKLRDQFEAQALRAAANAPIQGSSADIIKIAMANLHEVLKAYPARLLLQVHDELVFEVEPDAWQELQPKIKSVMENAVSLSVPLVVDIRSGNNWMETK; translated from the coding sequence TTGAGCGCTACTTCTTCCCCTAAAATCGTTCTCGTCGATGGTCATTCGCTGGCATTTCGCGCCTATTATGCGTTTGCGAAAGGTCGCGATGGTGGATTGCGAACAAAATCTGGCATTCCGACGAGTGTATCTTACGGTTTTCTCAAAGCCTTGCTCGAAACGGTGGAAGCAGAAAAGCCGGATTATTTAGCGATCGCGTTTGATTTAGGAGGCGCAACGTACCGCCATGACGCAGACGAGACTTACAAAGCGGGTCGTCCTGAAACGCCAGAAGACTTTAAGCCAGATCTGGATAATCTCCAAGAAGTTTTGAAGGCGATGAATTTACCGATCGTCGTTGTCCCCGGATACGAAGCGGATGACGTAATCGGAACGATGGCGCGGCGAGCCAGTCAAGAAGGCTTCGACGTGAAGATTTTGAGTGGCGATCGAGATTTGTTTCAACTGGTTGATCCAGACGAAAAAGTCAAGATCTTATATATGAGTACCAGCTATGGCAAAGGCGCACCGCCTCCGAAAGAATTTGGAGTAGAAGAGGTGAAACTCAAGCTAGGGGTTTTGCCTTCTCAGGTCGTAGATTTCAAAGCGCTTTGTGGCGATACATCCGATAACATCCCTGGTGTAAAAGGGATTGGAGAGAAAACGGCAAGTCAGTTACTCAAAACATATGGATCATTAGAAAATGTCTACGCCTCGATCGAAGAAATCAAAGGTGCAGTCAGAAAGAAATTAGAAGAAGGAATCGATGCCGCGCGGCATTCTCAATGGATGGCGCAAATTCACTTAGATGTTCCCCTAGAAATTGATCCGGCTGATTGTAAACTTCAGGGATTCGATGAAGAAACACTCCTGCCATTAATTGAACGATTAGAATTCAAATCGTTTTATAACAAGATCGAGAAATGGAAGCGACAACTCAGTGGCGAATTGAGTACAACAGAAAGTGCAGCAAAATCAGCAACGAATACACCTGTTGTTAAACAATATACAGATGAGGATGTATGGTTTTTCAGCGCAGAAGATACGGCAAATGCTGAAAAGTTTGAATTAGTCGAGATTACTCCACAAATTATTGATACAGAAGCGAAACTAAAAGAACTCGTCGATCGCTTAAAAACGACAAAAGAAACGATCGCTTGGGATACTGAAACGACCGATCTTGATCCGATCAAAGCTGATTTAGTGGGAATTGGGTGCTGTTGGGGTGCAGAATCCGATGCGATGGCTTACATTCCGATCGGTCATATCGAAGGCACAAATCTCGATAAAGCGATCGTGCTCGAAGCGCTGCGTCCCATTCTTGAAGACGTGAAATATCCGAAGTCATTCCAGAATGCAAAATTCGATCGCTTAGTGTTTCGCTTTCAAGGAATCGAACTGGCTGGTGTTGTGTTCGACACAATGTTAGCCAGCTATGTTCTTAATCCTGAAGCGAGTCATAAACTTAGCGATCTCGGATATCGCAATTTAGGAATTCATGCAAAAGAATATACTGATCTCGTTCCCAAAGGTAAAACCATCGCTGATATTGCCATTCCTGCAGTCGCAGACTATTGCGGAATGGATGTTTACACTGTGTTTCGATTAGTTCCGCTTCTGAGATCGGAACTTGAAGCCATTCCTGCTCTCTACAAGCTGCTTTTAGAAATTGAACAGCCTTTAGAGCCTGTTTTAGCTGAGATGGAAGCGACCGGGGTGAGAATCGATCGAGATTATCTCGTCCAATTTTCAAAATCCTTAGAGACAGAACTAGCTGCGATCGAAGAACGCGCCTATGCCTCGGCAAATCAGAAATTTAGTCTCGGTTCTCCGAAACAATTGAGTGAGTTGTTATTTGAAAAACTAGGACTCGATAAAAAGAAATCTCGCAAAACGAAAACAGGGTATTCTACCGATGCTGCAACCCTGGAGAAATTACAAGGCGATCATCCCGTAGTCGATGCGATCGTGGAACATCGCACCTTATCAAAACTGAAATCAACCTATGTCGATGCGCTGCCAAATTTGATCAATCCGAAGACCGATCGCGTTCACACTGATTTCAATCAGGCAGTCACTTCTACAGGTCGGCTATCCTCGTCTGATCCTAACTTGCAGAACATTCCGATTCGGACAGCATTTAGTCGCCAAATCCGTAAGGCGTTCATTCCTGAAGACGGGTGGCTTATGGTTGCGGCAGACTATTCTCAAATCGAGTTGAGAATTTTAGCGCATCTGAGCCAAGAGCCTGTCTTGCTGGAGACCTATCGCAACAATGAAGATGTTCACTCTCTCACTGCTCGACTATTAATGGAGAAAGATGAAATCTCCTCAGAAGAACGGCGGCTCGGAAAGATTATTAACTTCGGCGTGATTTACGGCATGGGAGCGCAGCGATTTGCGCGAGAAGCAGGCGTTCCAACCTCTCAGGCGAAGACCTTTATTGAACGATTTAACGATCGCTATTCCCGCGTTTTCGAGTATTTGCAGCAGATGCAACGAGAAGCGATTGCCAATGGCTATGTTGAAACGATCAAAGGGCGACGACGCTATTTTAATTTCACGTCTGAGTCACTTCTCAAACTGCGGGGCACATCACCTGACACGATTAAACTCGATCAGATCAAACTGCGTGACCAATTTGAAGCTCAAGCTCTCAGAGCCGCTGCAAATGCACCGATTCAAGGGTCTAGCGCTGACATCATCAAAATTGCAATGGCGAACTTACATGAAGTGTTGAAAGCTTATCCAGCGAGATTGCTCTTGCAAGTACATGATGAATTGGTGTTTGAAGTCGAACCGGATGCTTGGCAAGAATTACAGCCCAAAATTAAGTCCGTAATGGAAAATGCCGTTTCGTTGAGCGTGCCTTTAGTGGTTGATATTCGATCGGGCAATAACTGGATGGAAACAAAATAA
- a CDS encoding CAP domain-containing protein: MIIRSVDHLNQILQANQAAFGGRFQTQLTTRSNLTPVPSQSSSPPPLQPAPPAPVQSTNAGFGAFEQQVFDLTNQQRAQFGLAPLSLNLTLNDVAEKHSQDMAGNNYFSHQGRDGSQPWDRMRAGGYNYSRAAENIAFGQPTAQDVVTAWMNSPGHRQNILDPNLQEIGVGYYDGYWTQNFGTAMRLS, from the coding sequence ATGATTATTCGCTCAGTTGACCATCTGAATCAAATACTGCAAGCAAACCAAGCCGCCTTCGGTGGACGCTTCCAAACTCAACTCACAACTCGATCGAACCTCACCCCGGTTCCATCCCAATCCAGCAGTCCTCCCCCTCTGCAACCCGCTCCTCCTGCCCCTGTTCAATCCACCAATGCAGGCTTTGGTGCATTTGAACAACAGGTTTTCGATCTGACCAATCAACAACGGGCACAGTTTGGCTTAGCTCCTTTGAGCCTCAATCTCACCCTGAATGATGTGGCTGAAAAACATAGCCAAGACATGGCAGGCAATAACTATTTCAGCCATCAAGGTCGCGACGGCTCCCAACCTTGGGATCGTATGCGGGCAGGAGGCTACAACTATTCCAGAGCCGCAGAAAACATCGCATTTGGGCAGCCGACTGCTCAAGATGTTGTTACAGCTTGGATGAATAGCCCCGGACACCGCCAAAACATTCTCGACCCCAATCTCCAAGAAATCGGAGTGGGCTACTACGACGGTTACTGGACGCAAAACTTTGGGACGGCAATGAGGCTCTCATAA
- a CDS encoding SufE family protein has protein sequence MSLSSAQLPPALDRIVQRLARSTDPKRKYELLITLAQRLKPFPEAEKTPENKVAGCASQVFVVANLEDDKIQFQGDSDSQLVKGLVALLVEGLSGLTPQEVVDLSPDFIKATGLDVSLTPSRANGFYNILAKMKQKSQGLMN, from the coding sequence ATGTCACTGTCATCCGCCCAACTTCCACCCGCACTCGATCGTATTGTGCAACGTCTCGCTCGATCGACCGATCCGAAACGCAAATACGAACTTTTGATCACTCTGGCGCAACGCCTCAAACCGTTTCCAGAAGCGGAAAAAACACCAGAAAATAAAGTCGCTGGCTGTGCCTCTCAAGTCTTTGTCGTTGCGAACTTAGAAGATGACAAAATTCAATTTCAGGGAGACTCAGACTCGCAATTAGTCAAAGGCTTAGTGGCTCTCTTAGTGGAAGGTTTAAGTGGTTTAACCCCGCAAGAAGTTGTCGATCTTTCACCTGACTTTATCAAAGCAACTGGACTTGATGTAAGCCTGACCCCCTCTCGCGCCAATGGTTTCTATAACATTCTCGCGAAGATGAAACAGAAATCGCAAGGGTTGATGAACTGA
- a CDS encoding DNA methyltransferase, which yields MRARRQRRSSDLNHIRDHDRAAHDWYRFVLSFPPHLVQKHLKDFAIRPDQTVLDPFCGTGTTVVECKKLGIPSVGVEANKMAWFAGTTKVNWHMEADRLMAHATQIAELAHANLDQPLRTLDEERSQLLLKNSISELPLHKALVLLDQLEQHRDENCDRYEKLALAKILVYSVSNLKFAPEVSVGKYKQDAPVIELWLNEMQQISRDLQHLHPLKEIPATVHHADSRSLLQVLEPNSIDAVITSPPYPNEKDYTRATRLESVVLGFLQTKIDLRSMKQGLMRSNSRGVYRTDDDDHWVANHPEIQRIAAEIEAKRIELKKTSGFERQYARATKLYFGGMARHLADLRQALRPGAQLAYVVGDQASYFRVMIRTGELIADLAKSLGYEVVDIELFRTRLATATKEQLREEVVLLKWNGSESQY from the coding sequence ATGCGAGCGCGTCGTCAGCGGCGTAGTTCTGATCTCAATCACATTCGAGATCACGATCGTGCCGCTCACGATTGGTATCGCTTTGTATTATCGTTTCCGCCACATTTAGTTCAGAAACACCTCAAAGATTTTGCGATTCGACCCGATCAAACTGTACTCGATCCGTTCTGCGGGACGGGAACAACTGTCGTCGAATGCAAAAAATTAGGCATTCCCAGTGTCGGAGTCGAAGCGAATAAAATGGCGTGGTTCGCGGGAACCACGAAAGTGAATTGGCATATGGAAGCCGATCGCTTAATGGCTCACGCCACTCAAATTGCAGAACTCGCCCATGCCAATCTGGATCAACCGTTACGCACGTTAGACGAAGAGCGATCGCAGTTACTCCTGAAAAATTCCATCAGCGAATTGCCTTTGCACAAGGCCTTAGTTTTACTCGATCAATTAGAGCAACATCGGGATGAAAACTGCGATCGCTACGAAAAACTCGCTCTGGCAAAAATTCTGGTCTATTCGGTGAGCAATTTAAAATTTGCCCCAGAAGTCAGTGTTGGAAAATACAAACAAGATGCGCCCGTGATCGAACTGTGGCTGAATGAAATGCAGCAAATTTCAAGAGATCTGCAACATCTTCACCCATTGAAAGAGATTCCTGCAACCGTTCACCATGCCGACTCGCGCAGCTTATTGCAAGTTTTAGAGCCGAACTCGATCGATGCTGTGATCACGTCGCCCCCGTATCCGAATGAGAAGGATTACACTCGTGCTACCCGTTTAGAATCGGTCGTCTTGGGATTTCTGCAAACGAAAATCGACCTACGATCGATGAAACAGGGGTTAATGCGATCGAACTCGCGCGGCGTTTACCGAACCGATGACGATGATCACTGGGTCGCGAACCATCCAGAAATTCAGCGCATCGCAGCCGAAATCGAAGCCAAACGAATTGAACTCAAAAAAACCAGCGGTTTTGAGCGGCAATACGCCCGAGCGACAAAACTCTATTTCGGCGGAATGGCAAGACATTTAGCAGACTTGCGGCAAGCCTTGCGACCGGGAGCACAACTTGCTTACGTCGTCGGGGATCAAGCCTCTTACTTTCGAGTGATGATTCGCACCGGAGAGCTGATTGCAGACCTAGCCAAATCCCTCGGCTATGAAGTCGTCGATATTGAGCTGTTCCGAACCCGCTTGGCAACTGCGACCAAAGAGCAATTGCGAGAAGAAGTCGTCTTACTCAAATGGAACGGGAGCGAATCGCAGTATTAA
- a CDS encoding NblA/ycf18 family protein: MSQPVELSLEQQFSIRSFETQVQQMSREQAQEFLVQLYEQMLMREAMYRHFLKQQWGLEPGSPML, encoded by the coding sequence ATGAGTCAACCTGTAGAACTTTCATTGGAACAACAATTCAGCATTCGGTCGTTCGAGACCCAGGTGCAGCAAATGAGCCGTGAACAGGCTCAAGAGTTCCTCGTCCAGTTGTATGAGCAAATGCTGATGCGCGAAGCGATGTATCGTCACTTCCTGAAACAGCAATGGGGCTTAGAACCCGGCTCACCAATGCTCTAG
- a CDS encoding glycosyltransferase family 39 protein — translation MFAKQQSSAWRNGIPIVVTVWAIGFVVDRVWFWVDRSVPAWDQAEYLTGAMNFWRAFQQPSWFSQEWWTSVWLLTSKIPPLVYLITTPFIQIFGTGETQSTLVNSLFSAILLSSVYGLSLRLFNLQVARWATALCLLLPGLSVIRLDYLIDFPLSAIVTLTFFLLTLWATDTVRPVADQQSQVVTQPSVVSVTQSIAIVQSFPLPQISALRSWLYAAGFGVSFGLSLLTKQPALFFLFTPIVWLSVVSLRKRAWRRFIQLAVGIAIAIAICLPWYRTNWLIILTAGKRATVDSAIAEGDPALTSIEAWIYYFKALPGLVSVPLFAAGIAGLLLYWKRSVIEQQWSQVEGRWLKTLDYRGMGRRGYRREIYQAWFQSVRWLLIFLIGAYLLCSLNVNKDDRYITPLLPVLAILLAQGLLLFPDRLKIFRWGAIALSSILMMFSLLPLELSPKFLQLPHARHAVLASDWHQADVVNAVIEADPALVTTIGVLPSLPEFNQHNLNYQGTLRNFQVYGRQVGTNVKQVEQDARSLNWYVTKDGASGAIRRPQAYAALNTAIAENPDFQLHRIWKLPDQTQLQLYRRAIAPIRVAPHPQPIQQVKLEQIRIPNQAAPGKPMPVTYRWSGSWKQLRSGLLLLTWNRVADDATTAANPPVTRWFHDHAIALGNLQPSSHPEQAAFQITERLAALPPPNAQGTYTLTAAYLNRETKATYAIDVPDIRLTIAPTATTEAPELDFVTQLRSLATTMPQGIKALDRIFEKVGQLNQYDPVQDYVTQARQILEYRFNQEPDNLEFAYGLALANVLKRRVQPAIETFERITQLDAKNPISYAYLAFVNLYDFRASAAQKALNSAIALNPALKELRSLNAVAGLMQGNLVQAWQEYQRSS, via the coding sequence GTGTTCGCAAAACAGCAATCTTCGGCTTGGAGAAATGGAATTCCGATCGTGGTCACGGTCTGGGCAATCGGCTTTGTTGTCGATCGCGTTTGGTTTTGGGTTGATCGATCGGTTCCAGCGTGGGATCAAGCTGAGTATTTAACGGGTGCAATGAATTTCTGGCGAGCCTTCCAGCAACCAAGCTGGTTTTCGCAAGAGTGGTGGACAAGCGTTTGGCTTTTGACTTCTAAGATTCCACCGCTTGTATATTTAATCACTACTCCTTTTATTCAGATATTTGGCACCGGGGAAACGCAATCTACGTTAGTCAATTCATTGTTTAGTGCGATTCTACTCTCGTCCGTTTATGGATTGAGCCTTCGACTCTTTAATCTCCAAGTCGCCCGATGGGCAACAGCATTGTGCTTATTGCTACCAGGACTGTCTGTAATCCGATTGGATTACTTGATCGATTTTCCACTGAGTGCGATCGTTACACTGACATTTTTTCTATTAACGCTTTGGGCGACGGATACGGTTCGCCCGGTTGCGGATCAGCAATCTCAAGTCGTGACTCAGCCCAGCGTTGTTTCTGTGACTCAATCGATTGCGATCGTGCAGTCTTTCCCATTACCTCAAATTTCTGCTTTGCGATCGTGGTTGTATGCAGCAGGATTTGGGGTTTCGTTTGGGCTTTCCTTGTTAACGAAACAACCCGCACTATTTTTCTTATTCACTCCGATTGTGTGGCTGAGTGTTGTTTCCCTTCGGAAAAGAGCTTGGCGACGATTCATTCAGTTAGCAGTGGGAATTGCGATCGCCATTGCAATCTGTTTGCCGTGGTATCGCACGAATTGGTTAATTATTCTGACTGCGGGAAAACGAGCAACCGTTGATAGTGCGATCGCAGAAGGTGATCCTGCTTTAACGAGTATTGAAGCTTGGATTTATTACTTCAAAGCGCTGCCGGGTTTAGTGTCTGTGCCCTTATTTGCGGCGGGAATCGCGGGATTGCTTCTCTATTGGAAGCGATCGGTGATCGAACAACAATGGTCGCAAGTCGAAGGGCGCTGGCTCAAAACTCTGGACTATCGAGGTATGGGGCGCAGAGGTTACAGACGAGAAATTTATCAGGCTTGGTTTCAGTCGGTGCGTTGGTTGTTGATCTTTTTGATCGGCGCTTATCTGCTCTGTTCGTTGAATGTGAATAAAGACGATCGCTATATCACACCTTTACTGCCCGTATTAGCGATTTTGCTTGCTCAAGGACTGCTGCTTTTTCCCGATCGCTTAAAGATTTTCCGCTGGGGTGCGATCGCGCTTTCTAGCATTTTGATGATGTTCAGCTTATTGCCGCTCGAACTCAGCCCGAAATTTCTGCAACTTCCTCATGCACGTCATGCAGTACTCGCGAGCGATTGGCATCAAGCGGATGTCGTGAATGCTGTGATTGAAGCTGACCCTGCTTTAGTCACGACGATCGGAGTTTTGCCTTCGCTACCAGAATTTAATCAGCACAATCTCAACTATCAAGGCACGCTGAGAAACTTTCAGGTGTACGGGCGGCAAGTCGGAACGAATGTGAAACAGGTCGAACAAGATGCACGATCGCTGAATTGGTATGTCACGAAAGACGGTGCTTCAGGAGCAATTCGACGACCTCAAGCGTATGCTGCTTTAAATACTGCGATCGCTGAAAACCCAGATTTCCAATTGCATCGAATTTGGAAGCTCCCGGATCAAACTCAACTTCAACTTTACCGCCGAGCGATTGCGCCGATCCGCGTTGCTCCCCATCCCCAACCGATCCAGCAAGTCAAACTCGAACAAATCCGGATTCCCAATCAAGCGGCTCCTGGAAAACCGATGCCTGTAACCTATCGTTGGTCAGGGTCTTGGAAACAGCTCCGCTCTGGCTTACTGTTACTCACTTGGAACCGAGTTGCAGACGATGCGACGACTGCTGCAAATCCACCTGTGACACGTTGGTTTCATGACCATGCGATCGCGCTTGGCAACCTACAACCGAGTTCGCATCCTGAGCAGGCAGCTTTTCAAATTACAGAACGTCTCGCGGCTTTACCGCCTCCCAATGCTCAAGGAACCTACACGTTAACTGCCGCTTATCTAAACCGTGAAACGAAAGCGACTTATGCGATCGATGTTCCCGACATTCGCTTAACGATTGCTCCGACTGCGACGACTGAAGCTCCAGAGTTAGATTTTGTGACTCAACTGCGCTCACTTGCCACAACGATGCCGCAGGGAATCAAAGCACTCGATCGTATCTTTGAGAAAGTGGGTCAACTCAATCAATATGATCCGGTTCAGGACTATGTAACGCAGGCTCGACAGATTCTCGAATACCGCTTCAATCAAGAGCCAGATAATCTTGAGTTTGCCTATGGATTAGCACTCGCCAATGTCCTCAAACGCCGCGTTCAACCTGCGATCGAAACGTTTGAGCGGATTACGCAATTAGATGCAAAGAACCCGATCTCTTATGCTTATCTTGCTTTCGTGAATTTGTATGACTTCCGAGCGTCAGCGGCTCAGAAAGCTTTAAATTCAGCGATCGCGCTCAATCCAGCTTTGAAAGAACTACGATCGCTCAATGCTGTAGCAGGATTGATGCAAGGAAATCTCGTACAAGCTTGGCAGGAATATCAGCGATCGAGCTAA
- a CDS encoding GNAT family N-acetyltransferase translates to MILERSPAQPTIKVADFRRDFEAIQSIRIRVFQIEQGVDAALEFDGLDADAVHFLAWVGQDAVGTSRIRFLSPQTAKMERLAVLPELRKYGVGRQIVETVLEFLANKNIATVQIHAQSAVVEFYRKLGFIPEGEEFEEAGIPHIKMSYTF, encoded by the coding sequence ATGATACTCGAACGATCTCCCGCTCAGCCTACGATTAAAGTCGCGGATTTTCGGCGCGATTTTGAGGCAATTCAAAGCATTCGGATACGTGTTTTTCAAATCGAACAAGGCGTAGATGCCGCACTAGAATTTGATGGATTAGACGCAGATGCCGTACACTTTTTAGCCTGGGTTGGACAAGATGCAGTCGGAACATCAAGAATTCGATTTCTCTCTCCCCAAACTGCAAAAATGGAACGATTAGCCGTTTTACCTGAATTAAGAAAATACGGAGTTGGTCGCCAAATTGTCGAAACCGTTTTAGAATTTTTGGCTAACAAAAATATCGCGACTGTGCAAATTCATGCTCAAAGTGCAGTGGTTGAGTTCTATCGAAAACTTGGATTCATTCCTGAAGGAGAGGAATTTGAAGAAGCAGGAATTCCGCACATCAAAATGAGCTATACATTTTAG
- a CDS encoding pentapeptide repeat-containing protein has product MRRLLLAIFPGIAFFATVSPANAANPDHLQRLLKTNQCPNCDLSNADLTDANLFGANLVNANLKGAILKGANLGSANFSDADLSGANLQQAYLDRATLENANLTQANLTQAYLKNATTTGVQLRGATLRGAKLQNADLIGVNLQGADLSETNLSGVFFSGFRSIRSTAIPFFGSTYSPAMFTALICQNAPFPSPEKENEEFRRLGLEFVPANLVGSNLAGANLAGAVLIRGNLTNANLTGANLRDACLIQGNLRGAVLDRADLQSALLKAAILEGASLKETRNANLAEAFQNETDARQKEAEAQTLPNVQAMMRAQQAYLLEHTKFATKVDELQLGLEDSEQYAYRVFSQGDRTRLSVVAAVPKAGGFKTYIGLVSTSRGSQEKVSMTRLCVSQEAKPVLPKLPLNVPNNQPAACPTGFQAIK; this is encoded by the coding sequence ATGAGACGACTTCTTCTCGCCATTTTCCCCGGAATTGCATTCTTTGCAACCGTATCACCTGCTAACGCTGCCAACCCGGATCATTTACAGCGGTTACTGAAGACAAATCAGTGTCCAAATTGTGACTTGAGTAACGCTGATCTCACAGACGCAAATTTATTCGGTGCAAATTTAGTCAATGCGAACCTCAAAGGCGCAATTTTAAAAGGTGCGAATCTTGGCTCGGCAAACTTTAGCGATGCCGACTTAAGTGGTGCAAATTTGCAGCAGGCTTATCTCGATCGAGCAACGCTCGAAAATGCCAATCTCACGCAGGCTAATTTGACCCAAGCCTATTTGAAGAATGCAACGACCACAGGTGTGCAACTTCGAGGTGCGACTCTGCGCGGTGCAAAACTTCAGAATGCTGATTTGATTGGTGTGAACTTACAGGGTGCAGATTTAAGCGAGACAAATCTCAGTGGCGTGTTCTTCAGTGGATTTCGATCGATCCGAAGCACTGCAATCCCCTTCTTTGGGTCTACGTACTCTCCTGCAATGTTTACTGCCCTAATTTGCCAGAATGCACCTTTCCCCAGTCCTGAGAAGGAGAACGAAGAGTTTCGGCGGCTGGGGCTAGAATTTGTGCCTGCAAATTTGGTTGGGAGCAATCTCGCTGGAGCAAATCTTGCGGGTGCAGTCTTAATTCGGGGCAATTTGACCAATGCAAATCTCACGGGCGCAAACCTCAGGGATGCTTGTTTGATTCAAGGAAATTTGAGAGGAGCAGTGCTCGATCGTGCTGATTTACAATCTGCCTTATTAAAAGCCGCAATTCTAGAAGGGGCGAGCCTAAAAGAGACCCGCAATGCCAATTTAGCCGAGGCATTTCAAAACGAAACCGATGCCCGACAAAAGGAAGCCGAAGCCCAGACGCTTCCGAATGTACAAGCGATGATGCGCGCCCAGCAAGCTTACTTGCTGGAACATACCAAATTTGCTACTAAAGTTGACGAGTTACAGTTGGGATTAGAAGACTCTGAGCAATATGCCTATCGGGTCTTTTCTCAGGGCGATCGCACTCGTTTATCGGTCGTTGCTGCGGTTCCCAAAGCGGGCGGTTTCAAAACTTACATCGGTTTAGTCTCGACTTCCCGTGGCTCGCAGGAAAAGGTATCGATGACTCGTCTTTGTGTCAGTCAAGAAGCGAAGCCAGTTCTACCCAAGTTGCCTTTGAATGTGCCAAACAATCAGCCTGCCGCTTGCCCAACTGGGTTTCAAGCCATCAAGTAA